The Methylophilus sp. TWE2 region ATCCGTAACCTGATTCGTGAAAACAAGATTGCACAGATGTATTCAGCCATCCAGACCGGGCAGAGCATGGGTATGCAAACCCTGGACCAGAACCTGCAAGACCTGGTGAAACGAAATGTGATCAGCGCTGCTGAAGCACGCACCAAGGCCGCCAACCGTGACGCTATCATCGGCTAACAATATGGAGAGCACGCAAACCGTGGGCGATCACGCCCAGACGGAAAAATTCGTCAATGACTTGCTCAAGCTCATGATCACGCGCAAGGCCTCTGACTTGTTCATCACGGCGGGTTTCCCACCAGCCATGAAGATAGACGGCAAGCTGACCCCCGTCTCATCGCAAATGCTCAATACACAGCAAACCGCAGAAATTGCGCGTACTGTCATGAACGACAAGCAGGCGCAGGAGTTCAAGGAGACACTGGAGTGTAACTTTGCCATCAGCATGCCTTCTGTAGGCCGCTTCCGCGTTAATGCTTTTATCCAGCGCAGTGCAGTCGGCCTGGTGTTCCGCGTCATTAATACCAACATCCCCAAATTTGACGACCTCAAGCTGCCGCCCATCCTCAAGGATGTGGTCATGGCCAAGCGTGGCCTGATCATTTTTGTGGGTGGCACCGGCTCCGGTAAGTCGACCTCCATGGCTGCGATGCTAGGTCACCGCAATGAAAGCAGTTACGGCCATATTATTACGATTGAAGACCCGGTCGAATTTATTCATGGCCACAAAAATTGCATTGTGACGCAGCGTGAAGTCGGAGTGGATACCGAGAGCTGGCATGCTGCGCTCAAGAACACTTTGCGTCAGGCGCCGGATGTGATCATGATCGGCGAGATCCGCGACCGTGAAACCATGGATTACGCGATTGCTTTCTCTGAGACTGGGCATTTGTGCCTGGCAACCCTGCATGCCAACAGCACCAACCAGGCACTGGACCGGATTATCAACTTTTTCCCCGAAGAGCGCCGCCAGCAGTTACTCATGGATTTGTCGCTTAACCTGCGTTGTATCGCTTCACAACGCCTTATTCCCAAACTGGATAGCAGTGGCCGTGTGGCGGCAGTAGAAGTGTTACTGCATTCGCCACTGATCTCAGACCTGATTTACAAGGGGGATGTGCATGCCATCAAGGAAATCATGGCCAAATCCCGTGAGCTGGGCATGCAAACCTTTGATCAGGCCTTGTTTGATTTATTTGAGTCTGGCCAGATCAGTTATGACGATGCTTTGCGTAACGCAGACTCGGTCAACGACTTGCGGCTTAAATTCAAGCTGAACAGCAAGCTGATGAACCCTGAAAACCAGGAACGCGGGCAGATTTCTAACCTGGATATCCTGTAAGCAAGGCAGTGGACCATGAAAAACGCCTGCGATGAGATGTCGCAGGCGTTTTGTTTTGGCAACTGATTAACCCAGTAGCAAAGTTTCCTGCTGGAATACCAGATTGCCCTGTGTGAGCGTGGCAGAGACCTTGCCAGTGACCGCATGATTCACAAAAGGCGTATTCTTGCCCTGGCTCATCAATGCGCGGCCATCGACACGCCATTCCATTTCCGGGTCGTAAACAACCACATCGGCAGTCGCCCCAACCTGCAAATTGCCAGCGCCAATGCCAAGAATATCTGCAGGAATCTGAGTGATTTTCGCCAGGGCCTGGCTAGGCGCCAATTTGGCTTGCGCGGCCCATTTCAATGCCAGGGGTAATAGTAATTCAAGCGCAGAGGCACCAGGGTGAGACTCAGCAAAAGGTAGAGCTTTGGCGTCATCATCGACCGGCGTATGGTCAGAGCAAATAGCGTCCAGCGTACCATCCAGCAGGCCTGCACGTAAAGCATCACGGTCACGTTGTGTACGCACCGGCGGTTGCAAATGCACCATGCTGTCAAAGAACCCGATATCCATATCGGTGAGGTGCAAGTGCTGGATGCTGACATCCGCGGTCACCTGCATGCCGGATTGCTTGGCCTGGCGGATCAACTCAACTGCCTCAGCCGTGGAAACACGGGCAATATGCAGTTTGGCGCCGGTGGCCTGGGCAATGCGCAACATGGTTTGCAGAGCGATACTTTCTGCGGCAGAAGGGATCCCTTTTAAACCTAATCTGGAGGCCACTTCACCATCATGTGCCACACCATTCCTCGCCAGGTAAGGATCTTCGGCACGCATAAACAAGGTGTAGCCAAAGGTCGCGGCATATTCAAATGCACGCCACAATACCTGGGTGTCGACAATGGCGGTATCCGCCTGTGAGAAGCCGACGCAGCCAGCAGCCGTCAGGGCATACATTTCCGTGAGCAGCTGGCCTTGCAACTGGCGAGTGACCGCACCCAGCGGATACACATGCGCCAGAGCCTGTGATTTGGCGCGGTGCTTGAGCATTTCAACCAGGCCCGGTTCGTCTAGCACCGGGTCTGTGTCTGGCGGGCAGGCCAGGCTGGTGACGCCGCCAGCCATGGCAGCACGCAGTTCACTCAGCAACGTGGCTTTGTATTCACTGCCAGGTTCACGCAGGCGGGCACATAAATCCACTAGTCCTGGCAATACCCATTTGCCGCTGGCGTCCAGTGTTTGGTCAGCCTTGAATCCTGCGGGCGCATCTCCAATCGCCACAATCTTGCCGCCGCTGATATACAGGTCTTTGACCTGATCCAGCTGCTGGCTGGCATCCATCAGGCGGCCTTGTTTAATCACGATATTCATGCGGCGTTGCCCCCTCCCAAAATTGCCATCACCGCCATGCGGACTGCGATACCATAAGTGACTTGCGGCAGAATGACCGATTGTTTGCCATCTGCCACGGCCGAATCAATTTCCACACCACGATTCATGGGGCCGGGATGCATGACGATTGCATCTGGCCTTGCCAGCGCCAGCCGCTCAGGCGTCAAGCCGAAGGTCTGGAAGAACTCCTGTGAACTCGGTAGCAGGGCGCCAGACATGCGTTCGTTTTGCAGGCGCAGCATCATGACGACATCGACGTCTTTGAGGCCTTGTTCCATATTGTGGAAGACTTGTACGCCGAGCTTTTCCACATCTGAAGGCAGCAGGGTGCGCGGTGCAATCACTCGGATTTCAGGCACACCCAGTGTCGTCAGCGCATGAATTTCACTGCGGGCGACGCGGGAGTGCAGTACATCGCCGACAATGGCCACGCGCAGGTTGTGCATCTCCGGCTTGTATTTGCGGATGGTAAACACATCAAGCAGGCCCTGAGTCGGGTGTGCATGACGGCCATCACCGGCATTGATGACGCTGATGTGAGGTGGCACATGTTGCGCAATAAAATGTGCGGCGCCACTCTGCTGGTGGCGCACCACAAACATATCGGCGTGCATGGCAATCAGGTTGTTCACCGTATCAAGGATGGTTTCGCCCTTGGATTGCGAGGAGGTGCTGACATTCAGGTTAAGCACATCGGCTGACAAGCGTTTGGCCGCAATTTCAAAGGTAGTGCGCGTACGGGTGCTGTTCTCAAAAAAGATATTGCATACGGTTTTGCCGCGCAGCAATGGCACTTTTTTCACTTCACGCTCGGCCACGCCGACAAAATTCTCGGCGGTATCGAGAATGTCAGTCAGGATGCGTTTGGGCAATCCTTCAATACTGAGCAGGTGTTGCAGTTGCCCCTGTGCGTTGAGTTGCGGGTTATACATTGGCGTCAGCTCCACTATTCGAAGACGGGTTGGTTGCAGACGGGTCAGATTCCGAGATGCTCAGGCTCAGGCGTCCCAGTGTATTCATGGACAGTTCAAATGCTTGATGGGCCTGTAATGGCAGCTCTGCACCCACCATGTCAGGCCGGATAGGTAATTCAGCGCCGCCACGGTTGATCAGCGCTGCCAGTTTGACCGAGGCAGGGCGCCCGTAATCAAACAATTCATTCATGACGGCACGTGTCGTACGGCCGGTATAAAAAATGTCATCAATGAGGATGATATGTTTGCCATTGACATCGAACGGGATATGGGCCGGTTGGGCGGCAGTTTTAAGCCCGCGTTTTGCATAGTCATCGCGGTACATGGCCGCGTCCATTTTGCCGTGGTCAATTTCACGTCCCAAATCCTGCTGCAGGCGCTGTAGCAGTTTTTCCATGAGCCAGACACCGCCAGTATATATGCCAACCAGGGCTGTATTGTCCTGTATCTGTGGTTTGAGCTGGTCGTATAAACGATCCATGAGTTGTTCGGGGTCTGGTAATCTCATATGGGTTCTGTGCTATGCACGTCCGTGATAGGCGTCAAAATAAGATTGTAATATAGTTTGTGCGGCAACCTGGTCCAGAAATGTCTTTTGCGCGCGGCCTCTTACCCCTGCCTCGCGTAGCGATTGAGAGGCTTCTGCAGAGGACAGGCGTTCGTCCACCATCATCACCGGCAAGTTAAACCGGCCTTCCAGGCGTTGGGCAAACTTTTGTGCCAGCGCAGTCATAGCATGCGCCTCACCGTCCAGAGACATTGGTAAACCAACAATCAGCAGCGCAGGTTGCCATTCATTGAGTAGTGCTTCGATTTGCGCAAATTTTGCAGCATTTTCCTCTGTATCTATGGTGAGTAGTGGGTGCGCCAGTTTGAGCAGCGTGTCGCCGACAGCCACACCTATCCGTTTTTCACCAAAATCAAAACCAAGCACTGTGCCAGTGATATCAGGATAACGGCGCTGGGTAATCGGTAAATGGCTTTGGTTGAGGGGCTGTTTGCCGGGCTTGGCCGCATCAGGCATGACCAGCCACCTCAGACAGGGTAGCGAAGTCCACGCCCAGTTGTTGCATGGCCCAGGTGAGCTTGTCGTCATTGGGCAGCCTGAAAATCAGTTTGTGCAATTGCTGGTCATCCGCCAGTGGCAAGGTCAGCCAGGTATTGGCCTGAATTTCTTCTTCCAGTTGGCCCGCTGACCAACCCGTATAGCCAAGTGCGATAAACATGTCCTGTGGTGCTTCGTCACGTGCGGCGGCTTCCAGAATATCTTTGGAAGAAGTCATGGCAAGCCCCTCAGACAGGTCCAGTGTGGTATTGAATTCGGTCGCCGGGGTATGTAATACAAAACCGCGCTCAACCTGGACGGGACCGCCAAAATGGACCTGGCGCTCCTGTTGCTGCGGCACATGACATTCCATATCCAATTGTTCAAACAGGTCGCCGACATTGAGTTGCAAAGGGTGGTTAAGGATCATGCCCATGGCACCATCCTGGTCATGATTGCAAATCAGGATCACGCTTTTGCTGAAATAAGGGTCTTCCAAGGCTGGCATGGCAATGAGAATCTGGCCGGTCAGGTTTAGGCGTGTCTCTTCGGTATTCAAGCTTAACTTTTCAGTCATCACGCGCTGGCTTCTTCTGCACTCAAATACCCGGTAATTTCCAGACCAAACCCATCCATGCTAGGCATTTTGCGCGGAGCGGCCATCAGACGCATCTTTTTCACGCCCAGGTCGAGCAGGATCTGCGAACCGATACCATAGTTACGCAGTTCCTGGTTTAGCACCATCTTCTGGTCTGCACGCAGGATGCGGTCAGTCAGCGCCAGGCCATCTTCGTCATGGTTGATCAGCACCATCACACCGCAGGGTGCAGAGTTGATCACGCGCATGGCATGCAACAGGTTCCAGCTGTGTGCCTGATGGCTTTTATCGAGCAGGTCTATCATGGAAAGTGGCTCGTGGACACGCACCAGTACTTCATCATTGGCTTGCAGGTCGCCTTTGACCAATACCAGGTGGGTTTCCTGTGCGATATTGTCACGGTAGGCGATTAGGCGCATTGGGCCATACACAGTTTCAATATTGCGTTCGGCGCTGCGTTCAATGAGGGTTTCATGCGCAGCACGGTAATGGATCAGGTCAGCAATAGTGCCGATTTTGATATCGTGTTCAGCGGCCACCTGCATCAGGTCAGGCAGGCGCGCCATTTCGCCATCATCCTTAAGTATCTCGCATATCACGCTGGCTGGCTCACAACCAGCGAGCTGTGCCAGGTCGCAACCGGCTTCGGTATGCCCGGCGCGTACCAGGACGCCACCATTCATGGCGGATAGCGGAAAAATATGGCCGGGACTAACGATGCTGTTGGCATTAGCCTGTTTGGCAATCGCAGCGCGTATGGTGGTGGCACGGTCAGCAGCAGAAATGCCGGTCGTCACGCCCTCGGCGGCTTCAATGGAAACGGTGAAATTGGTCCCAAGACGGGTGCCATTTTTTTGTACCATGGGAGGTAAGTTCAATTGTCGGCAGCGTTGTTCGGTCAGGGTCAGGCAGATCAGGCCACGGCCATATTTGGCCATGAAATTGATATGTTCTGCGGTGACGAACTCTGCGGCAATCACAAAATCACCTTCATTTTCCCGGTGCTCGTCATCGACCAGAATCACCATTTTACCGGCACGAATATCGGCGACAATCGCTTCGATAGGGCTAATTTGCGCCGACATTACTCTTGCTCCCAAGCTTGCATGCGCTCGACATAACGCGCAATCAGGTCTATTTCGAGGTTGACGGGGTCGCCGGTTTTGGCGAACTGCATCATGGTGTGTTGCATGGTGTGAGGGATCAGGTTAATGCTGACTTCGTCCTGTACAATTTCGTTTACGGTCAGGCTAATGCCATTGACGCACAGAGAGCCTTTTTTCGCAACATACCTGCTAATGGCGTGCGGCAGCTGAACCTTCAATAACCAGCATTCACTCTCTTCTTGTAGGGTAGTGATGGTGCCAATCCCATCGACATGCCCAGTCACTAGGTGACCACCCAGCCTGTCAGAAAGGCGCAAGGCTTTTTCGAGGTTAACAGGGCCAGGTTGGTGCAAACCAGTCGTCACGTCCAGCGTGGCTTTGGATACCATGACCTGAAAGCTTTGTGAGTTAAAATCAGTGACCGTGAGGCAAACCCCATTCACGGCAATGCTGTCACCCAATTGAACATCTTCCATTCCCAATTCGGTTGCTTCAATGCGTAATGCGCAATCTTCACCATGAGGAACGACTTCGGCAATCCTGCCGACGGTTTGAATAATCCCAGTAAACATGGTGTGATTTTATCAGTGCTGCATGCTAAAGTAATCACATTCCCTCAACATTTTTCATTCGTACTGATCCGGAGATAATTGTGCGCCTGGATGACTTGGAAGAAAGCGGGCATGTCGAAGACAGTCGCGGCAGCGGTTTGATCGGTGGCCGCAGTATTGGTATTGGTACCATTGCGATTGCGCTGGTCGCCATGTATTTTGGCGTGGACCCTAATTTGGTGCTCAATATTGCTCAACAGGCCCAGCCTCCCGAACGTTCCCAGACGGCACCAGCAGATAATAATGATCCCAACGTAAAATTTGTCTCGCGTGTGTTGTGGAGTACCGAGCAAGTGTGGCAAGGCCTGTTTTCAGCTGCAGGGCGGCAGTACGCGCCACCCAACCTGGAGATTTTTGGAGGCGCTACCCAAACAGCGTGTGGGCAAGGCCAGGCAGCCATGGGCCCGTTTTATTGTCCGGCCGACCAAAAGGTCTATATCGATTTGAGTTTTTACCAGGAGTTGCAAGAGCGATTTAAAGCTCCGGGGGATTTCGCCCAGGCGTATGTGATTGCACACGAAGTCGGGCATCATGTACAAAACCTGCTGGGCACGTCCGAGAAAGTACAGCAGGCCAGGCAGCAGGCACCTTCTGAGGCGGCCGCTAATGCCTATTCAGTGCGTCTGGAGTTGCAAGCCGATTGTTACGCTGGTGTGTGGGCGCATCATGCGGACCAGCAGTTTCGCATTTTGGAAGCGGGCGATATTGAAGAGGCCTTGCGTGCGGCAACGGCAATCGGTGATGATGCCTTGCAAAAGCAGGCGCAAGGCTATGTGGTCCCAGATAGTTTTACGCATGGCAGTTCAGAGCAGCGCGTGCACTGGTTCAAGCAAGGGTTGCAGTCAGGCCAAGTGAATGAGTGCAATACATTTAAAGGATTTGTGTCATAAGTGGCTACGCGGGAAAATTGCAGCGTTGCGCGATACTCATCACCTTGCCATTCTTCGTGTACTGTCTCGGTGATTGCGTTCCGTGCGCCTTGCACTTTATCCCGCTCGCTCACTTATTCGGTGATTTTTAAAATCAGTTTAGGCAATAGATTTAAGGCATGACAGAAGAAAAAGCAATATCACACTCAAATGATGACCAGCATCTGGTTGAAACAACCGTCTCCAGTGAAATCATGGCGCAGGGCAAAATGCTTACAGTGCGTTACGATGAAGCCCGCTTGCCCAATGGCGTGATCAGTGGGCGCGAATATGTGACGCATCCGGGAGCCGTGGTCGTGATTGCGCTCACGCAAACCGGTGGCGTAGTGCTCGAGCGGCAGTTTCGCTATCCTCTCAAGCAGGTATTTATTGAATTGCCCGCAGGCAA contains the following coding sequences:
- a CDS encoding YqgE/AlgH family protein translates to MTEKLSLNTEETRLNLTGQILIAMPALEDPYFSKSVILICNHDQDGAMGMILNHPLQLNVGDLFEQLDMECHVPQQQERQVHFGGPVQVERGFVLHTPATEFNTTLDLSEGLAMTSSKDILEAAARDEAPQDMFIALGYTGWSAGQLEEEIQANTWLTLPLADDQQLHKLIFRLPNDDKLTWAMQQLGVDFATLSEVAGHA
- the ribBA gene encoding bifunctional 3,4-dihydroxy-2-butanone-4-phosphate synthase/GTP cyclohydrolase II, whose amino-acid sequence is MSAQISPIEAIVADIRAGKMVILVDDEHRENEGDFVIAAEFVTAEHINFMAKYGRGLICLTLTEQRCRQLNLPPMVQKNGTRLGTNFTVSIEAAEGVTTGISAADRATTIRAAIAKQANANSIVSPGHIFPLSAMNGGVLVRAGHTEAGCDLAQLAGCEPASVICEILKDDGEMARLPDLMQVAAEHDIKIGTIADLIHYRAAHETLIERSAERNIETVYGPMRLIAYRDNIAQETHLVLVKGDLQANDEVLVRVHEPLSMIDLLDKSHQAHSWNLLHAMRVINSAPCGVMVLINHDEDGLALTDRILRADQKMVLNQELRNYGIGSQILLDLGVKKMRLMAAPRKMPSMDGFGLEITGYLSAEEASA
- a CDS encoding aspartate carbamoyltransferase catalytic subunit, which encodes MYNPQLNAQGQLQHLLSIEGLPKRILTDILDTAENFVGVAEREVKKVPLLRGKTVCNIFFENSTRTRTTFEIAAKRLSADVLNLNVSTSSQSKGETILDTVNNLIAMHADMFVVRHQQSGAAHFIAQHVPPHISVINAGDGRHAHPTQGLLDVFTIRKYKPEMHNLRVAIVGDVLHSRVARSEIHALTTLGVPEIRVIAPRTLLPSDVEKLGVQVFHNMEQGLKDVDVVMMLRLQNERMSGALLPSSQEFFQTFGLTPERLALARPDAIVMHPGPMNRGVEIDSAVADGKQSVILPQVTYGIAVRMAVMAILGGGNAA
- a CDS encoding dihydroorotase, with amino-acid sequence MNIVIKQGRLMDASQQLDQVKDLYISGGKIVAIGDAPAGFKADQTLDASGKWVLPGLVDLCARLREPGSEYKATLLSELRAAMAGGVTSLACPPDTDPVLDEPGLVEMLKHRAKSQALAHVYPLGAVTRQLQGQLLTEMYALTAAGCVGFSQADTAIVDTQVLWRAFEYAATFGYTLFMRAEDPYLARNGVAHDGEVASRLGLKGIPSAAESIALQTMLRIAQATGAKLHIARVSTAEAVELIRQAKQSGMQVTADVSIQHLHLTDMDIGFFDSMVHLQPPVRTQRDRDALRAGLLDGTLDAICSDHTPVDDDAKALPFAESHPGASALELLLPLALKWAAQAKLAPSQALAKITQIPADILGIGAGNLQVGATADVVVYDPEMEWRVDGRALMSQGKNTPFVNHAVTGKVSATLTQGNLVFQQETLLLG
- a CDS encoding PilT/PilU family type 4a pilus ATPase, with the translated sequence MESTQTVGDHAQTEKFVNDLLKLMITRKASDLFITAGFPPAMKIDGKLTPVSSQMLNTQQTAEIARTVMNDKQAQEFKETLECNFAISMPSVGRFRVNAFIQRSAVGLVFRVINTNIPKFDDLKLPPILKDVVMAKRGLIIFVGGTGSGKSTSMAAMLGHRNESSYGHIITIEDPVEFIHGHKNCIVTQREVGVDTESWHAALKNTLRQAPDVIMIGEIRDRETMDYAIAFSETGHLCLATLHANSTNQALDRIINFFPEERRQQLLMDLSLNLRCIASQRLIPKLDSSGRVAAVEVLLHSPLISDLIYKGDVHAIKEIMAKSRELGMQTFDQALFDLFESGQISYDDALRNADSVNDLRLKFKLNSKLMNPENQERGQISNLDIL
- the ruvX gene encoding Holliday junction resolvase RuvX — encoded protein: MPDAAKPGKQPLNQSHLPITQRRYPDITGTVLGFDFGEKRIGVAVGDTLLKLAHPLLTIDTEENAAKFAQIEALLNEWQPALLIVGLPMSLDGEAHAMTALAQKFAQRLEGRFNLPVMMVDERLSSAEASQSLREAGVRGRAQKTFLDQVAAQTILQSYFDAYHGRA
- a CDS encoding neutral zinc metallopeptidase, with the protein product MRLDDLEESGHVEDSRGSGLIGGRSIGIGTIAIALVAMYFGVDPNLVLNIAQQAQPPERSQTAPADNNDPNVKFVSRVLWSTEQVWQGLFSAAGRQYAPPNLEIFGGATQTACGQGQAAMGPFYCPADQKVYIDLSFYQELQERFKAPGDFAQAYVIAHEVGHHVQNLLGTSEKVQQARQQAPSEAAANAYSVRLELQADCYAGVWAHHADQQFRILEAGDIEEALRAATAIGDDALQKQAQGYVVPDSFTHGSSEQRVHWFKQGLQSGQVNECNTFKGFVS
- the pyrR gene encoding bifunctional pyr operon transcriptional regulator/uracil phosphoribosyltransferase PyrR, encoding MRLPDPEQLMDRLYDQLKPQIQDNTALVGIYTGGVWLMEKLLQRLQQDLGREIDHGKMDAAMYRDDYAKRGLKTAAQPAHIPFDVNGKHIILIDDIFYTGRTTRAVMNELFDYGRPASVKLAALINRGGAELPIRPDMVGAELPLQAHQAFELSMNTLGRLSLSISESDPSATNPSSNSGADANV
- a CDS encoding riboflavin synthase, whose translation is MFTGIIQTVGRIAEVVPHGEDCALRIEATELGMEDVQLGDSIAVNGVCLTVTDFNSQSFQVMVSKATLDVTTGLHQPGPVNLEKALRLSDRLGGHLVTGHVDGIGTITTLQEESECWLLKVQLPHAISRYVAKKGSLCVNGISLTVNEIVQDEVSINLIPHTMQHTMMQFAKTGDPVNLEIDLIARYVERMQAWEQE